A single genomic interval of Lathyrus oleraceus cultivar Zhongwan6 chromosome 7, CAAS_Psat_ZW6_1.0, whole genome shotgun sequence harbors:
- the LOC127101646 gene encoding transcription factor VOZ1 yields MKAIIPKSKLVASNLSSHFNKSPPPKSEEGSLLLILIHFSSFSNLRLKQFFKEGMMKENPKGKCGSSSHKSMKEKEKYLVDKIQGIFTNLQSARKESRANDIVMFEEQMHQLLREWKAELESPATSLADGSLGSFTGDLAQLLQAIEEKDDATSPLTNPGPSKTDVHQNNISDNNYPYFQEKSFDNNQPLNHTFEGSASTIFNNALNSSDMAQLDFHPFGLNEEMSHNTVGHNSDLIGQFDLYQNHSLEHNTEIKNSESGQFSFEEGFDCSQFFVDNDTTQFGDNLIPNILPNIRPPPSAFLAPKCALWDCFRPAQGLERCQDYCSTNHELLANSEGLPGMTPILRPGGIDVKDGPLFAAVLAKTLGKEVGIPKCEGAASTKAPWNASEFFDLSFLEGETIREWLFFDKPRRAFDTGNRKQRSLPDYSGRGWHESRKQVMKEHGGHKRSYYMDPQPLSYLEWHLYEYEINNQDGCALYRLELKLVDKKKSPKGKVTKESLNDLQNKMGKLTAAVPSPDDGKSVKGKSEAKSENIGLPEN; encoded by the exons ATGAAGGCAATAATACCCAAATCCAAACTTGTTGCGTCAAATTTAAGTTCACACTTCAACAAATCGCCGCCTCCCAAGTCGGAGGAGGGTTCGCTCCTCCTGATTCTCATCCACTTTTCTTCTTTCTCCAATTTAAGGCTAAAG CAATTCTTCAAGGAAGGTATGATGAAAGAAAATCCCAAGGGAAAATGTGGGTCATCTTCTCATAAATCCATGAAAGAAAAAGAGAAATACTTGGTGGATAAGATTCAAGGGATTTTCACCAATCTTCAGTCTGCCAGAAAGGAAAGCAGGGCTAATGACATTGTGATGTTTGAGGAGCAGATGCATCAGTTGCTTCGAGAGTGGAAGGCCGAACTCGAGTCTCCGGCTACTTCCTTAGCT GATGGGAGCCTTGGTTCGTTTACCGGGGATTTAGCCCAACTGTTGCAAGCAATTGAGGAGAAAGATGACGCAACAAGTCCATTAACAAACCCTGGGCCGTCGAAGACTGATGTCCATCAAAATAACATTAGTGATAACAATTATCCGTATTTTCAGGAG AAATCTTTTGATAATAACCAGCCACTAAATCATACTTTCGAAGGCTCTGCTTCAACTATATTCAACAATGCTTTAAATAGCTCAGACATGGCTCAGTTGGACTTTCATCCATTCGGTTTAAATGAAGAAATGAGTCACAACACTGTAGGTCACAACTCTGATTTGATTGGTCAGTTTGACTTGTATCAAAACCACAGCCTCGAGCACAACACAGAAATTAAAAACTCAGAGTCGGGTCAATTTAGTTTTGAAGAAGGCTTTGATTGTAGCCAATTTTTCGTAGATAATGACACCACACAATTTGGAGACAATCTTATACCTAACATTCTTCCAAATATCCGCCCTCCACCTTCTGCTTTTCTAGCCCCAAAATGTGCACTATGGGACTGTTTCAGACCTGCTCAAGGGTTAGAACGGTGCCAGGACTACTGTAGTACTAATCATGAGCTTTTAGCTAATAGCGAGGGTCTCCCTGGCATGACTCCCATTTTACGACCTGGTGGCATTGATGTAAAAGACGGTCCTTTGTTTGCTGCTGTTCTTGCAAAGACACTGGGAAAAGAAGTGGGCATACCTAAGTGCGAAGGCGCTGCTTCAACGAAAGCCCCTTGGAATGCTTCAG AGTTCTTTGACCTTTCTTTTCTTGAGGGTGAAACTATTAGGGAGTGGCTGTTCTTTGACAAGCCTAGAAGGGCGTTCGACACTGGAAATAGGAAACAGAGATCACTCCCCGATTACAGTGGGCGTGGTTGGCATGAATCAAGGAAGCAAGTGATGAAGGAACACGGGGGACACAAGAGATCCTATTACATGGATCCCCAGCCTCTAAGTTATCTCGAGTGGCATTTGTACGAGTACGAGATCAATAACCAGGATGGCTGTGCATTATACAGACTAGAATTAAAGCTTGTAGATAAAAAGAAAAGTCCTAAAGGAAAAGTTACTAAGGAATCTCTAAATGATTTACAAAACAAGATGGGAAAGCTAACCGCTGCCGTTCCGTCGCCAGACGATGGAAAATCGGTGAAGGGAAAATCTGAAGCCAAGTCTGAGAATATTGGCCTGCCTGAAAATTAA